The Megalops cyprinoides isolate fMegCyp1 chromosome 9, fMegCyp1.pri, whole genome shotgun sequence genome has a window encoding:
- the LOC118783075 gene encoding pleckstrin homology domain-containing family B member 1-like isoform X2, producing MALIKSGWLWRQSSILKRWKLNFFDLWVDGNFICYKDESRNDHESTLRLKERCINVKSGLECAGFCPPEGRPRECLLVAFLRDGSNLVMCANSEDEALSWKLALMEAKRSPVYTYDPYDDNYQFVPIDSHNAVYISPDTHHIVIREDPCDGIGEQVALGLLAGMATGAALRSLLWMPFWFC from the exons GCTCCATACTGAAAAGATGGAAGTTGAATTTTTTCGACCTGTGGGTGGACGGCAATTTCATCTGCTACAAAGATGAGAGCCGGAACGACCACGAGAGCACACTGCGGTTGAAGGAGAGGTGTATCAATGTCAAGTCTGGGCTGGAGTGTGCAG GTTTCTGCCCTCCAGAAGGCCGTCCAAGGGAATGCCTGCTGGTGGCATTCCTGCGGGATGGATCCAACCTGGTAATGTGTGCCAACAGCGAAGATGAGGCACT GTCATGGAAGCTGGCACTGATGGAAGCAAAAAGAAGCCCA GTGTACACATATGATCCATATGATGACAACTACCAGTTTGTCCCTATAGACAGCCATAATGCAGTCTACATCAGTCCTG ATACCCACCACATTGTGATCCGTGAGGATCCGTGTGACGGGATAGGGGAGCAAGTGGCTCTGGGGTTGCTGGCAGGGATGGCCACTGGGGCGGCGCTACGCTCTCTTTTGTGGATGCCCTTCTGGTTCTGTTAA
- the LOC118783075 gene encoding pleckstrin homology domain-containing family B member 1-like isoform X1, with protein MALIKSGWLWRQSSILKRWKLNFFDLWVDGNFICYKDESRNDHESTLRLKERCINVKSGLECAGFCPPEGRPRECLLVAFLRDGSNLVMCANSEDEALSWKLALMEAKRSPVYTYDPYDDNYQFVPIDSHNAVYISPGYPGYGYGDTHHIVIREDPCDGIGEQVALGLLAGMATGAALRSLLWMPFWFC; from the exons GCTCCATACTGAAAAGATGGAAGTTGAATTTTTTCGACCTGTGGGTGGACGGCAATTTCATCTGCTACAAAGATGAGAGCCGGAACGACCACGAGAGCACACTGCGGTTGAAGGAGAGGTGTATCAATGTCAAGTCTGGGCTGGAGTGTGCAG GTTTCTGCCCTCCAGAAGGCCGTCCAAGGGAATGCCTGCTGGTGGCATTCCTGCGGGATGGATCCAACCTGGTAATGTGTGCCAACAGCGAAGATGAGGCACT GTCATGGAAGCTGGCACTGATGGAAGCAAAAAGAAGCCCA GTGTACACATATGATCCATATGATGACAACTACCAGTTTGTCCCTATAGACAGCCATAATGCAGTCTACATCAGTCCTGGTTACCCTGGATACGGCTATGGAG ATACCCACCACATTGTGATCCGTGAGGATCCGTGTGACGGGATAGGGGAGCAAGTGGCTCTGGGGTTGCTGGCAGGGATGGCCACTGGGGCGGCGCTACGCTCTCTTTTGTGGATGCCCTTCTGGTTCTGTTAA
- the LOC118783074 gene encoding proteasomal ATPase-associated factor 1-like: MEGRILLQSDWYTALRENEGDVWVSCKIPGKPTVYGSLKCQGVSHDGVPEVTSSEEFEVVEVSKKSIHLSCPSGRTSSKFIVPFTSFPRIHDKSITCLDISSGGGLGVSTSTDGSMKIWNCQNGENRRELTGHVYDVNCCRFFPSGMVVLSGGMDAQVKVWSCEDGSCPVTFKGHKGGILDTAVVDRGRNVVSCSRDGTARLWDCGKSACLAMVVDCGAPINGCSVGVADNSINLGTPQETPSDREIGTQDKLLLLAREDKKLQGVGLQSRTPIFEFQGSDAFNCCTFLSSVYIVAGAQDGNIYQLDVRCLSTPIQVFHKSGAPVHSIMPIREGFIASQGDGSCFIVQQDLDHSIELTGPDADPVYKVAAWEKCIFTCCRDGLVRKYQISDL, encoded by the exons ATGGAGGGACGGATCTTGCTGCAAAGTGACTGGTATACAGCATTAAG aGAAAACGAGGGGGACGTTTGGGTCTCGTGCAAAATACCAG GAAAGCCAACGGTGTACGGTAGCCTTAAATGTCAAGGTGTCAGTCATGATGGTGTACCAGAAGTTACTTCATCTGAGGAGTTCGAAGTAGTCGAAGTTTCAAAG AAAAGTATCCACCTTTCCTGTCCATCTGGACGAACGTCATCCAAATTCATCGTGCCCTTCACGTCATTTCCAAGGATTCATGATAAAAGT ATAACGTGTTTGGACATTTCCTCCGGTGGTGGTTTGGGAGTCTCCACCAGCACAGACGGCTCCATGAAGATCTGGAACTGTCAGAACGGGGAGAATAGA AGGGAGCTGACGGGCCATGTGTACGATGTGAACTGCTGCAGGTTCTTCCCCTCGGGCATGGTGGTCCTCAGCGGAGGCATGGACGCGCAGGTCAAGGTGTGGTCCTGTGAGGATGGGAGCTGTCCTGTCACATTTAAGGGCCACAAAGGGG GTATCCTTGACACTGCTGTCGTGGACCGTGGGAGAAATGTTGTGTCATGTTCACGCGATGGCACTGCCCGactgtgggattgtgggaaatcGGCCTGCCTCGCCATGGTGGTGGATTGTGGAGCTCCAATCAATGGATGCTCTGTGGGCGTGGCTGACAACAGCATCAACCTGGGAACACCTCAGGAGACTCCAA GTGATCGAGAGATAGGAACCCAGGACAAATTACTCCTTCTTGCCAGGGAAGACAAGAAGCTCCAAGGTGTTGGTCTTCAGAGCAGAACACCT ATTTTTGAATTTCAAGGATCAGATGCGTTCAACTGCTGCACTTTCCTCTCCAGTGTGTATATAGTTGCTGGAGCCCAGGATGGGAACATCTACCAGCTAGATGTGAGGTGTTTGAG CACACCTATACAGGTGTTCCACAAATCAGGAGCTCCTGTCCATTCCATAATGCCCATCAGAGAGGGGTTTATTGCCAGCCAAG GTGATGGAAGCTGTTTTATCGTTCAGCAGGATCTTGACCATTCCATTGAACTGACAGGGCCAGATGCTGATCCAGTCTACAAG GTGGCTGCGTGGGAGAAGTGCATCTTCACATGCTGCAGAGATGGGCTGGTGAGGAAGTATCAGATCAGTGACCTCTGA